AAAGCCGGCTGCACGCACGCGCAGGGCTATTTCTTCGCAAAGCCGATGGCCTCGTCGCGCGTGCCGCATTTCATCGAAAGCCATGCCGGCACCTCCGGCGATTTCCGCATAGCGGGGCGCGCATGATCCGCACAGCACTCCGCGTCTTTGGCGCAACAACCCTTCTTCTGCTTGCCGGCCACGGTCCGGCCGCGGCCTGGCAGCCTGACCGCGCCATCCGCGTCATCGTACCGTTCGCCGCCGGCGGACCGAGCGACACGATCGCCCGCATAGTTGCGACGGAAATGTCCGCGGTGCTGCATCAGCCGGTCTATATCGACAATATTCCGGGGGCAGGCGGCGCCACGGGCGTCAAGCGCTTCCTCGAAGAGGCCTATGACAGCCACACGCTGCTGGTCGGGCATATGGGTACGCACGGGGCGGCGCCTGCGCTGAAATCGGATATCGGCTACGACCCGGTCAAAGACTTTGCGGCAATCGGTCTTGCGGCCTCGACGCCCATGGTCATTACGGTTGCGCCCAAGCTCGGCGTGAAGGATCTGGCCGGTCTCTCGGTCCTAATGCGCACGCGCGGCTCGGAAATGCACATCGCCCATGCGGGCCAGGGTTCGGTGTCGCATGCCGCGGCCATGCTGTTGCAATCCTCGTTCGGAACGACTGCGGCTTTGTCGTCCTATCAGGGCACAGGACCCGCGCTGAACGATCTTCTCGCCGACAAGGTCGACATCCTGATCGATCAGATCGTCAATATCGCGCCGGCGATCGCGGCCAAGCGCGTGCAGGCTTTAGCGGTGGTCGGCTCGCGCCGTTCGGAAATCCTGCCCAGCGTCGCGGCCACGGGCGAACTCGGCTTCAATGTGGAAATGAATGCCTGGAACGCCTTCTTCGCAAAAAAAGATACGCCGCCGGATGAAATCGCAACGATCAACGCCGCCCTGCGCTATGCCCTCAACGATCCGCGCAGCCGTGCGCGGTTGCTCGATCTCGGCGCCGACATACCGGACGATGACGCAGGCACGCCCGGCGCCCTGGCCAAGCTCGTGAAAGAGGAGGTCGAACGCTGGGCCGAGCCCCATCTCGAAATTCGGCGATAGACCTCGATCAAAGGAATAATATCCACCCTACGCCGAATCCCTCCGCCGCGTGGTATACAGGCGCCCCAGTTTTGACACTTTGGGCAGGCTTCCGTGTTAACGGACGGCGTCCAGGGACGGGGTTTGATGCACCGCGCATTTTCGGCGGCAGCTGACGGGGAGGGGAAACCCTTCGATTTCCGGGCTTTTTCCCGCGTCGCCACCCTTGGCGCGGCAGCACTGCTGCTCGCCGCCTGTTCCGGCAAATCCATGATCGATCCGCGGCTCGGCGTCGCCGCCAGCCCGAAAATTGTGGAAGAAGGCGCGCCCGTGCCGAAGGGCGGAGGCCAGGAAAAGGCCGGCGAAGCCTATAAAGTCGCCGGCAAGACCTACCATCCCGACGGCAATCCCGAAGGCTATTCGGAAGAGGGGCTCGCCTCCTGGTACGGTTCGGCCTTCCACGGCCGCATGACCGCCAATGGCGAAATCTTCGATATGGGCTCGATCTCGGCCGCCCATCCGACCCTACCGCTGCCCTCTTATGCGCGGGTCACCAACGTCAATAACGGCAAGAGCATCATCGTCCGCGTCAACGATCGCGGGCCCTATCACGGCAATCGGGCGCTCGATGTTTCGCAGC
Above is a window of Terrihabitans soli DNA encoding:
- a CDS encoding septal ring lytic transglycosylase RlpA family protein, with product MHRAFSAAADGEGKPFDFRAFSRVATLGAAALLLAACSGKSMIDPRLGVAASPKIVEEGAPVPKGGGQEKAGEAYKVAGKTYHPDGNPEGYSEEGLASWYGSAFHGRMTANGEIFDMGSISAAHPTLPLPSYARVTNVNNGKSIIVRVNDRGPYHGNRALDVSQRVAEVLDFKQRGMARVKIDYVGPASLKGSDDEKLMATFRENGMEPTTAIAGLAPSAPSPALATTGQTPPNLPAPPPQQTAYNTPVTTPSNVSKRIDAGFGGMTSPQPLRQQSSGTLVEPVLSGFAFNPSALSGLR
- a CDS encoding tripartite tricarboxylate transporter substrate-binding protein; translated protein: MIRTALRVFGATTLLLLAGHGPAAAWQPDRAIRVIVPFAAGGPSDTIARIVATEMSAVLHQPVYIDNIPGAGGATGVKRFLEEAYDSHTLLVGHMGTHGAAPALKSDIGYDPVKDFAAIGLAASTPMVITVAPKLGVKDLAGLSVLMRTRGSEMHIAHAGQGSVSHAAAMLLQSSFGTTAALSSYQGTGPALNDLLADKVDILIDQIVNIAPAIAAKRVQALAVVGSRRSEILPSVAATGELGFNVEMNAWNAFFAKKDTPPDEIATINAALRYALNDPRSRARLLDLGADIPDDDAGTPGALAKLVKEEVERWAEPHLEIRR